The following proteins are co-located in the Apium graveolens cultivar Ventura chromosome 5, ASM990537v1, whole genome shotgun sequence genome:
- the LOC141724188 gene encoding uncharacterized protein LOC141724188 isoform X2, which translates to MLPFSVTASRQIRYLLDNVTDANFDSVHQQLCEFIEYGTEESILVLQTCFDQLNIQWKDYKNIQLQPIFISVFRNILNRPNFSTLLCQSIKSPSVNEDLLDSLCKAMQLAAPERIVLGLALSESENPDVRMCGKSFCITQISQLCSNHETLDSAEQIQSILIFLNQSEGLSRHVDSFMEMLALVHLKDDSEFILAPLLTDELREVNFLSNINMFDEKSENEFDTILAEMEKELCMADLMKEFGYGCTVNITQCKDMLSLFLPLTEVTVARIFSSVVCTNSGLDSYQNTYLTFCSAISSSSLSDFPHLDSWSVDVLIESITQLAPAINWIDVFKNLDHEGFYIPNEASFTLLMSIYRHACQEPFPLHAVCGSVWKNVEGQISFLKHAVSVPPEVFSFANAERQLAFTDTVKDDKFDVGHAKHAWQCLDLLEVLCKLAERGHAGSVRPMLEYPRKHCPEILLLGVASITTTYNLLQYEVYSAVFPELLKNSTGASVFLQLWHVNNSLLLRGFLDAFSIDQDNIIKILDLCHELKIITNVLEMVPFSFGIRMAALGSRKELIDLESWLSTNLSTYKDTFFEECLKFIKEVQISTQEKIPPCFNQSTSLWSNYLETVSTFLKVLQASTSLISSSHLFEEIEKLNLTIIHSNIRVKDPSDTDSATVDRNADDVEAEINSLFHQMFSGQVAVEAAIQMLARYKESSEKREQSIYECMIANLFEEYKFFSKYPDRQLNIAAILFGSLIKHQLVTHLTLGIALRAVLDALRKPADSKMFIFGTKALEQFVNRLIEWPQYCNHILQISHLRGTHSELVAYIDRTLVKISSGHSELDGGPVAAVDQQKIPAANVEGSVFPFIGSTSVQIGSEVSSPVQLEKRQKSLLEEQHKTSLLLASYMKPTLSAAMNSPVPASDTSSALKGAADQSTALSSTTASVRPSRTAPGKRFGSALSIETLVAAAEQRETLIQAPASEIQDKISFIINNLSPANVEAKAKEFSEFLKEQFYPWFAQYLVMKRASIEPNFHDLYLKFLDKVNSKPLNKEIVQVTYENCKVLLGSELIKSSTEERSLLKNLGSWLGKITIGRNQVLRAREIDPKSLIIEAYERGLMIGVVPFTSRILESCQNSLAYQPPNPWTMGILALLTEIYAMPNLKMNLKFDIEVLFKNLSVDMKDVTPSSLLKDRAKEIEGNPDFSNKDVASSQTSLVGDVKPTTLNPVEPPHDIASSSHTTVRSHILSQFVAPVHLSSSTSEEKVAPFVISDQLPSTQGILQLHAPASSIELQVVVNPKLHSLGLQRHFQSVLPPIMDRSIKEIVSGIVQRSVSIATQTTKELVLKDYAMESDENRICNAAHLMVASLSGSLAHVTCKEPLRALIMGNLRTSVQGLKLANELLEQAVQLATNENLDLGCALIEKAATEKAVEAIDGEIVQQLSIRRKQRESVGPALFDISLYTQGQMGVLPESLRPKPGRLSQSQQRVYEDFVRLPCQNQSSQTSNLSLGGTPASLSGGFSEGYGSASGQLNSCLYPSIGKTGINAAADSNDLGPKNVDAGPANQLSVSMMHSGLAEGVDQQNFEKGAIPASMSELPAVHTNAESGEYMQGLSSTSTTERFGRSILEPSLTTANALDKYQLVSEKLAGRPVSPESLPQLAEIARNPAVLSELTVGKEDNLRHSRDRKQATGHTAASREEYNRLDSIEPDPVGFRDRVSMLFAEWYRICELPGPKDATSARYVLQLMQSGLLEGDDMSDRFFRLLMELSVSHCLQSHQLSFLAIDIYAALVFSILKFCPVDQGSSKRSLLSKVLAVSVKIIYKDAVDKNSSFNPRPYFRLFINWLLDLTTLEPLSDGANLQVLIALANAFHALQPLKVPAFSYAWLELVSHKCFMPKLLTGNPQKGWPCFQRLLVDLFQFLEPFLRNAELGQPVHFLYKGSLRVLLVLLHDFPEFLCDYHFSFCDVIPPSCIQMRNIVLSAFPRNMRLPDPSTPNLKIDLLAEITQSPRILSEVDAALRAKQMKSDVDDFLMTKQQGSSFLSELKKKLLLAPVDAARAGIRYNVPLMNSLVLYVGVQAIQQLQARTSPNALGSGSLAAFHVSTALDIFQLLITELDTEGRYLFLNAVVNQLRYPNNHTHYFSFILLYLFAESKQEVIQEQITRVILERLIVNRPHPWGLLVTFIELIKNPRYNFWSRSFTRCAPEIEKLFESVSRLCGGPKPVEEGVASGGLSDML; encoded by the exons TTCATTGAATATGGAACTGAGGAAAGCATATTGGTGCTCCAAACCTGCTTTGACCAACTGAATATTCAGTGGAAAGATTATAAGAATATCCAACTTCAACCAATATTTATATCAGTTTTTAGAAACATCTTAAACAGACCAAATTTCAGTACACTATTGTGTCAGTCAATAAAAAGTCCATCAGTTAATGAAGATCTCTTGGACAGTCTGTGCAAGGCCATGCAACTTGCAGCACCCGAAAGAATTGTACTTGGTCTTGCTTTATCAGAATCAGAGAATCCTGATGTTAGAATGTGTG GTAAGAGTTTCTGCATAACTCAGATTTCGCAACTATGTTCTAATCATGAAACACTGGATTCTGCTGAGCAAATTCAGAGCATTCTTATTTTTCTTAATCAATCGGAAGGACTATCCAGGCATGTGGATTCATTTATGGAAATGCTAGCGCTGGTTCATTTGAAGGATGATTCTGAATTTATCTTGGCTCCGTTGCTCACAGATGAATTGCGTGAAGTCAATTTTTTAAG TAATATAAATATGTTTGATGagaaatctgaaaatgagtttgATACTATCTTGGCTGAAATGGAGAAAGAACTGTGCATGGCTGATCTGATGAAAGAATTTGGTTATGGTTGTACCGTGAATATCACACAGTGCAAGGATATGTTATCTCTATTCTTACCGCTGACTGAAGTTACTGTTGCTAGAATATTTAGTTCAGTTGTCTGTACGAATTCTGGACTTGATAGCTACCAGAATACCTACCTGACATTCTGTTCAGCTATCAGTAGCAGCAGCTTGTCAGATTTTCCACACTTAGATTCTTGGAGTGTTGATGTGCTCATCGAATCCATCACACAACTT GCTCCAGCAATCAACTGGATTGATGTTTTTAAGAACTTAGATCATGAGGGTTTTTACATTCCCAACGAAGCTTCTTTCACTTTACTCATGTCCATATATAGACATGCATGTCAG GAACCATTCCCTCTCCATGCTGTTTGCGGTTCAGTTTGGAAGAATGTTGAGGGCCAGATATCTTTTCTTAAGCATGCTGTCTCTGTACCACCTGAAGTATTTAGCTTTGCAAATGCTGAAAGGCAGCTG GCTTTCACAGATACTGTGAAAGATGACAAGTTTGATGTGGGACATGCAAAACATGCATGGCAATGTCTTGACCTTCTGGAGGTATTGTGTAAGCTAGCTGAGAGAGGTCATGCAGGTTCTGTTCGACCCATGCTTGAGTATCCTCGCAAGCACTGCCCTGAAATTTTGTTGCTAGGAGTTGCAAGCATCACT ACAACATATAATCTTCTGCAATACGAAGTTTATTCAGCTGTCTTCCCTGAGTTGTTGAAAAATTCCACTGGGGCCAGTGTGTTTCTTCAACTTTGGCATGTCAACAATAGCCTTCTGTTGCGTGGGTTCTTAGATGCATTCAGCATAGACCAGGACAACATAATTAAAATTTTGGACTTGTGCCATGAGTTAAAG ATTATAACAAATGTACTGGAGATGGTTCCATTTTCGTTTGGTATCAGGATGGCTGCCCTTGGTTCTCGAAAAGAACTCATAGACCTGGAATCATGGCTAAGTACTAACTTAAGTACGTATAAAGATACTTTTTTTGAG GAGTGCCTCAAGTTCATAAAGGAGGTCCAAATTAGCACTCAAGAAAAGATACCCCCTTGTTTTAACCAATCTACTTCTCTCTGGAGTAATTACTTGGAGACAGTATCTACATTTCTGAAG GTCCTCCAAGCGAGCACCAGCTTAATTTCTTCTAGCCATCTTTTTGAGGAAATAGAGAAGCTGAATTTGACAATTATACACTCTAATATAAGAGTAAAGGATCCCAGTGATACCGATTCCGCTACTGTTGATAGAAATGCAGACGATGTCGAGGCAGAAATCAACTCTTTATTTCATCAAATGTTTTCTGGCCAAGTGGCAGTTGAAGCAGCGATTCAAATGCTGGCTCGATACAAAGAGTCATCCGAAAAGAG GGAACAATCTATATATGAGTGCATGATTGCAAATCTGTTTGAGGAATACAAATTTTTCTCCAAGTACCCTGACAGGCAACTTAATATTGCCGCTATTCTTTTTG GATCACTTATTAAACATCAACTTGTCACGCATCTTACACTTGGCATTGCTTTGCGTGCTGTTTTGGATGCACTACGCAAACCTGCAGATTCAAAA ATGTTTATTTTTGGGACCAAAGCTCTGGAACAGTTTGTTAACCGCCTGATTGAGTGGCCACAGTACTGCAATCACATTTTGCAAATATCTCATTTACGGGGTACTCATTCAGAGCTTGTTGCATATATTGATCGAACACTTGTCAAAATTTCATCAGGCCATTCCGAGCTAGATGGGGGCCCTGTTGCTGCTGTCGACCAACAGAAAATCCCTGCAGCAAATGTAGAG GGGTCAGTGTTTCCTTTTATTGGATCTACTAGCGTGCAAATAGGGTCTGAGGTTTCTTCTCCTGTCCAGCTTGAAAAGAGGCAGAAGAGTTTGTTAGAGGAGCAGCATAAAACTTCTCTACTATTGGCTAGCTACATGAAGCCAACTTTATCAGCTGCAATGAATTCTCCAGTTCCTGCTAGTGATACGTCAAGTGCCTTGAAG GGTGCAGCTGATCAGTCAACTGCATTGTCTTCAACCACTGCTTCTGTTCGTCCTTCGCGGACGGCTCCTGGAAAAC GCTTTGGTTCTGCTCTTAGTATTGAAACACTTGTTGCTGCTGCAGAGCAAAGGGAAACTCTAATACAG GCCCCAGCTTCTGAGATTCAGGATAAGATATCATTTATCATTAACAACTTATCTCCAGCTAACGTGGAAGCTAAAGCAAAAGAATTCTCTGAGTTCCTTAAAGAGCAATTTTATCCTTGGTTTGCTCAATATTTGgtgatgaaaag AGCTAGTATTGAGCCGAATTTTCATGACCTGTACCTGAAGTTCTTGGACAAAGTGAATTCAAAGCCTTTGAATAAAGAGATTGTGCAAGTTACCTATGAAAACTGCAAG GTTTTGTTAGGATCTGAACTCATAAAGTCAAGTACTGAGGAGCGGTCTCTCTTAAAGAATCTGGGCAGCTGGCTTGGGAAGATTACAATTGGCAGGAACCAAGTCTTACGGGCTAGAGAGATTGACCCTAAGTCATTGATTATTGAG GCTTATGAGAGAGGTTTGATGATTGGTGTCGTTCCATTTACATCAAGG ATACTGGAAAGTTGTCAAAACAGTCTTGCATATCAACCACCCAATCCTTGGACTATGGGTATCCTTGCATTACTAACTGAGATTTATGCAATGCCGAATTTGAAAATGAATCTTAAGTTTGACATTGAG GTTTTATTTAAAAACCTTTCTGTGGATATGAAAGATGTCACTCCTAGTTCTCTTCTCAAGGACAGAGCAAAGGAAATAGAAGGAAATCCCGATTTTTCTAACAAAGATGTTGCATCTTCCCAAACATCATTAGTCGGTGACGTTAAACCAACTACTCTAAATCCAGTCGAGCCACCACATGATATTGCTAGTTCTTCCCATACTACGGTCCGTTCTCACATATTATCTCAG TTTGTTGCTCCCGTCCATCTTTCTTCATCTACGTCGGAGGAGAAAGTGGCACCTTTTGTCATATCTGATCAGCTTCCTTCTACTCAGGGGATTCTTCAG CTACATGCACCAGCATCTAGTATCGAACTGCAAGTGGTTGTCAATCCCAAATTGCATAGTCTAGGACTGCAACGGCATTTCCAGAG TGTACTTCCTCCGATCATGGATCGGTCTATCAAGGAGATTGTGTCTGGTATTGTGCAGCGCAGCGTTTCCATTGCAACTCAAACAACGAAGGAACTAGTGTTAAAG GACTATGCTATGGAGTCGGATGAGAATCGAATATGTAATGCAGCACACTTAATGGTGGCAAGTTTGTCTGGGAGCCTGGCCCATGTGACATGCAAG GAACCTCTTCGCGCTTTAATTATGGGTAACTTGAGGACTTCAGTTCAAGGTTTGAAGCTCGCAAACGAGCTCCTTGAACAAGCTGTTCAGCTGGCTACTAATGAAAACCTTGATCTGGGATGTGCTCTGATTGAAAAAGCTGCAACAGAGAAG GCTGTAGAGGCTATTGATGGGGAAATAGTCCAACAACTCTCAATAAGACGGAAACAGAGAGAGAGTGTTGGTCCTGCATTATTTGATATAAGCTTGTATACTCAAGGTCAAATGGGTGTTCTACCGGAGTCTCTCCGACCTAAACCTGGACGTCTCTCACAATCACAACAGCGAGTTTATGAG GATTTTGTCCGGTTACCCTGTCAAAATCAGTCTAGCCAAACCTCAAATCTCTCTTTAGGCGGAACTCCAGCTTCCTTAAGTGGTGGCTTCTCGGAGGGATATGGTTCAGCTTCTGGTCAATTAAATTCTTGTCTCTACCCAAGCATTGGGAAAACTGGAATAAACGCTGCTGCAGATTCCAATGATCTTGGTCCTAAAAATGTGGATGCTGGTCCAGCAAATCAACTTAG TGTGTCCATGATGCATTCTGGGTTGGCTGAAGGTGTAGATCAACAAAACTTTGAAAAGGGTGCTATCCCTGCTTCGATGTCAGAGTTGCCTGCCGTACATACCAATGCT GAGTCGGGAGAATACATGCAGGGGTTATCTTCTACATCCACAACTGAGAGATTTGGAAGAAGTATATTAGAGCCATCATTAACTACAGCCAATGCACTAGACAAGTACCAGCTTGTTTCAGAGAAG CTTGCAGGAAGGCCTGTATCTCCAGAGTCGTTGCCACAGCTGGCAGAGATTGCTAGGAATCCTGCTGTTTTATCTGAACTTACTGTTGGGAAAGAGGATAACTTGAGACATTCTAGAGACAGAAAG CAAGCGACTGGTCACACTGCAGCAAGCCGGGAAGAGTACAATCGTTTGGACTCCATTGAACCAGATCCTGTTGGATTTCGTGATAGG GTCTCAATGCTGTTTGCAGAATGGTATAGGATATGTGAACTTCCTGGGCCAAAGGATGCAACTTCTGCTCGCTATGTCTTACAATTGATGCAAAGTGGACTGCTGGAAGGGGATGATATGTCAGATAGATTTTTCCGCCTTCTCATG GAACTCTCTGTGTCTCACTGTTTACAATCACATCAACTATCTTTCCTTGCTATTGACATATATGCTGCACTCGTCTTTTCAATACTTAAG TTTTGTCCTGTAGACCAGGGATCAAGTAAACGGTCTCTGCTGTCCAAG GTTCTGGCGGTTTCTGTGAAAATTATATATAAAGATGCCGTGGATAAAAATTCATCTTTCAACCCAAGGCCATATTTCAGGCTGTTCATCAACTGGTTGCTTGACCTGACTACCTTGGAACCGCTGTCTGATGGTGCAAATTTACAG GTTTTGATAGCACTAGCAAATGCGTTTCATGCACTGCAGCCACTTAAAGTACCTGCATTCAG CTATGCCTGGCTGGAGTTGGTGAGCCACAAGTGCTTCATGCCAAAGTTGCTCACCGGGAATCCACAGAAGGGTTGGCCCTGTTTCCAGCGTTTACTAGTTGACTTGTTCCAGTTCTTAGAGCCATTCTTGAGGAATGCTGAACTTGGGCAGCCG GTTCATTTTCTATATAAAGGTTCACTAAGGGTATTGCTAGTGCTACTCCATGATTTCCCAGAATTTCTCTGTGATTATCATTTTAGCTTCTGTGATGTTATTCCCCCGAGTTGCATACAAATGCGAAATATAGTTCTCAGCGCATTTCCTCGCAACATGAGGCTACCAGATCCTTCAACTCCAAACTTAAAG ATTGATTTGTTGGCGGAGATTACTCAGTCCCCACGTATACTCTCGGAGGTCGATGCTGCTCTTAGAGCGAAGCAGATGAAGAGTGATGTTGATGATTTTCTAATG ACAAAGCAACAGGGGTCTTCTTTTCTTTCTGAACTAAAGAAAAAACTGCTGCTTGCTCCAGTTGATGCTGCTCGAGCCGGGATTCGGTACAATGTACCTCTGATGAACTCCCTTGTACTTTATGTTGGCGTGCAG GCCATACAACAGCTGCAGGCGAGAACTTCCCCTAATGCTCTTGGAAGTGGTTCATTGGCCGCATTTCATGTCAGTACTGCTTTGGACATCTTTCAGTTATTAATCACAGAGCTAGACACAGAAGGGCGATATCTCTTTTTAAATGCAGTTGTTAACCAACTACGTTATCCAAACAATCATACACATTATTTCTCGTTTATCCTACTCTACTTGTTTGCAGAATCAAAACAG GAAGTAATTCAGGAGCAGATTACTAGAGTGATATTGGAGAGACTTATAGTTAACAGACCTCATCCTTGGGGGCTTTTAGTCACGTTCATCGAGCTTATAAAG AATCCGAGGTACAACTTCTGGAGTCGGTCTTTTACAAGGTGTGCTCCAGAGATTGAAAAGCTCTTTGAGTCGGTCTCAAGATTATGTGGGGGCCCGAAACCTGTGGAAGAAGGTGTGGCTTCCGGTGGGTTGTCTGACATGCTCTAG